One Pseudothermotoga sp. genomic window carries:
- a CDS encoding ABC transporter ATP-binding protein, which yields MEEILRVEDLTVKFFTDDGTVHAVDRVSFSVKQEEVLGLVGESGCGKSVTSLAIMRLLPIPPAKITSGKVFFEGKNLLELSDNEMRRIRGSAISMIFQEPMTSLNPVITVGKQISEAIITHQNVSVGEAKNKAIELLKLVGIPNPEKRYNDYPHQLSGGMRQRAMIAMALSCNPKLLIADEPTTALDVTVQAQILDLISQLRKTFGMSVLLITHDLGVIAEMCNRVVVMYAGQIVEEASCTELFEKPLHPYTDGLLKSIPKLEPGRKPLHTIEGTVPNAMNLPPGCRFHPRCSFAFDLCRERVPKLVNVNENRKVRCFLRGSDPEEVGE from the coding sequence ATGGAGGAAATTCTGCGCGTGGAAGATCTTACCGTGAAATTTTTCACCGATGATGGTACGGTCCATGCAGTGGATCGCGTTAGCTTTTCCGTCAAACAAGAAGAAGTTTTGGGATTGGTCGGCGAATCTGGTTGTGGAAAATCCGTCACTTCACTCGCCATAATGAGACTTTTGCCGATCCCGCCCGCAAAGATCACTTCAGGTAAGGTCTTCTTCGAGGGAAAAAATTTGCTCGAACTTTCAGACAACGAGATGAGAAGGATCAGAGGAAGTGCTATCTCGATGATCTTTCAAGAACCTATGACTTCTTTAAACCCGGTGATCACCGTTGGAAAACAAATTTCAGAAGCGATCATCACCCACCAAAATGTGAGTGTGGGGGAGGCAAAAAACAAAGCGATCGAGTTACTCAAGTTGGTTGGCATTCCCAATCCAGAGAAAAGGTACAACGATTATCCTCACCAATTGTCCGGTGGCATGAGACAACGTGCCATGATAGCCATGGCTTTATCCTGCAACCCAAAACTTTTGATAGCGGACGAACCTACCACAGCTTTGGATGTGACTGTTCAAGCCCAGATACTCGATCTCATATCCCAGCTCAGAAAAACATTCGGAATGAGCGTGCTTCTCATAACACACGATCTTGGAGTGATCGCAGAAATGTGCAATCGAGTTGTGGTGATGTACGCTGGTCAAATAGTGGAAGAAGCCTCATGTACAGAATTGTTCGAAAAACCACTCCATCCATACACAGACGGCCTACTCAAATCTATACCCAAGTTGGAACCCGGTAGAAAACCACTGCACACGATAGAAGGTACCGTTCCGAATGCGATGAACCTACCGCCTGGATGCAGGTTTCATCCACGCTGTTCTTTCGCCTTCGATTTGTGCAGAGAGAGAGTACCAAAACTGGTGAACGTGAATGAAAACAGGAAAGTTAGGTGTTTTCTGAGAGGATCCGATCCCGAGGAAGTGGGAGAATGA
- a CDS encoding carbohydrate ABC transporter permease has product MRLSTKKFTLTVVYEFLLIFASLTMFAPILLALIMSIQPPEFVFSYPPRFLPKGFFVENYFQAFKIVPFARMMLNSLLIAVSITFGKLITGTLAAYAYSNFRFRGSRVSFYILLATLFIPAEIVLIVPLFQIISKLGWVNTYWAMMIPFMASATNTFLLRQHFLTIPKEFKDAAMIDGATAMQYLTKIVIPLSRPMLAGASIINFTYAWNMYLWPMIVAMEDRMKTVQVAINMIINAESSNNWGIIMAATIVALMPTLLLFFFLQDLFVKSLTGSGIKG; this is encoded by the coding sequence ATGCGGCTTTCAACGAAGAAATTTACATTGACAGTCGTTTATGAGTTTCTTTTGATATTCGCAAGCCTTACAATGTTTGCACCAATACTTTTAGCACTGATAATGAGTATCCAGCCTCCCGAATTTGTTTTCTCTTATCCACCGAGGTTCTTGCCAAAGGGTTTCTTCGTTGAAAATTACTTTCAAGCTTTCAAAATTGTTCCCTTCGCGAGGATGATGTTGAACAGCCTATTGATCGCTGTTTCCATAACGTTTGGAAAGCTCATCACTGGAACTTTAGCAGCCTACGCTTATTCGAACTTCCGCTTCAGAGGGTCGAGGGTGTCTTTCTATATTTTGCTCGCCACGCTTTTCATACCAGCTGAGATCGTTTTGATCGTTCCACTGTTTCAAATCATCAGCAAACTTGGTTGGGTCAATACCTACTGGGCGATGATGATACCGTTCATGGCCAGTGCGACCAACACCTTTCTTTTGAGACAGCATTTTTTGACTATACCGAAGGAGTTCAAAGATGCTGCGATGATAGATGGTGCCACCGCAATGCAATATTTGACGAAAATAGTTATTCCCCTGTCCCGTCCGATGCTCGCGGGTGCCAGTATAATAAACTTCACATACGCTTGGAACATGTACCTTTGGCCGATGATCGTAGCCATGGAGGATAGAATGAAAACGGTTCAGGTGGCGATCAACATGATCATAAACGCCGAATCTTCAAACAATTGGGGTATCATCATGGCTGCGACTATCGTGGCGCTGATGCCAACTTTGCTGTTGTTTTTCTTCCTGCAAGATCTCTTCGTTAAATCGTTGACGGGAAGTGGAATAAAAGGTTGA
- a CDS encoding ABC transporter substrate-binding protein encodes MRKVLLVVLLVLFAATFFAQKPKRGGIIYDYWTTDRMTFDAQEDTTLQTYAMARLLFSTLVRYKGETLELEPELLVKMPEISGDGKVYTFELKKGIKFHDGKTELTSDDVRFTIERMLSPKGRGASKWLFEPILGADKFMKGETATLEGFKKIDDYRFQIVLKEAYAPFIYHLAVPGASIYSEKLVKAAGDNWKLNPIGTGPFKLKRHVPNTEIVFERNPHYFEKDLPYLDGVVYRIIPDSATALMEFEAGTLDVVTIPVLEYDRLKKSGKYNIIEKEALNTYYFIMNMSDPKWSNPILRKAMALAINKKELAEAVFGPRATVATSFVTPGIPGSYPLGKGPAYDYNPEEAKKLVAQLGNIGKVTAWQWGGDTLSQPNIIIQAMAKEVGIDLEIIPIERAAFRQARSEGKIPANYGNWWADIPDPDNYIGVFFGEGNQMSSGYNNKEVQEMIKKARVEVNPEKRAQMYREIEHKIIREDVAIIPLFHLKYLLATQKNVQGIIAHPTGITVYLYAYKE; translated from the coding sequence ATGAGGAAGGTTTTACTTGTGGTGTTGCTCGTATTGTTCGCCGCAACATTCTTTGCACAGAAACCCAAGAGAGGCGGTATAATTTACGACTATTGGACCACGGATAGGATGACCTTCGATGCGCAAGAAGATACGACGTTGCAGACATACGCGATGGCTAGGCTTTTGTTCAGCACGCTGGTGAGGTACAAGGGGGAAACGCTGGAGCTTGAGCCAGAACTGCTGGTGAAGATGCCGGAGATTTCAGGAGATGGCAAAGTTTACACTTTCGAGCTGAAGAAAGGTATCAAGTTCCACGATGGCAAGACAGAACTCACGAGTGACGATGTGCGGTTCACCATCGAGAGAATGCTCAGCCCGAAAGGTAGAGGAGCGAGCAAGTGGTTGTTCGAACCTATCCTTGGTGCCGACAAGTTCATGAAAGGCGAAACAGCAACCTTGGAAGGTTTCAAGAAAATCGACGATTACAGATTCCAAATTGTGTTGAAAGAAGCTTATGCACCGTTCATCTATCATTTAGCTGTTCCTGGTGCTTCAATCTATTCAGAAAAACTCGTGAAAGCCGCTGGTGATAATTGGAAACTGAATCCAATCGGAACGGGTCCGTTCAAATTGAAAAGGCATGTACCGAACACTGAAATCGTCTTCGAAAGAAACCCACATTACTTTGAAAAAGATCTACCTTACCTCGATGGTGTGGTCTACAGGATCATACCAGATTCAGCCACCGCTTTGATGGAGTTCGAGGCCGGAACTTTGGATGTAGTCACGATACCTGTGTTAGAATACGACAGACTGAAGAAATCCGGTAAATACAACATCATAGAGAAAGAAGCCCTCAACACTTATTACTTCATCATGAACATGAGCGATCCGAAATGGTCCAATCCGATCTTGAGAAAAGCAATGGCTCTGGCCATCAACAAGAAGGAACTCGCTGAAGCGGTGTTCGGTCCAAGGGCGACCGTGGCGACGAGCTTCGTCACACCCGGTATACCCGGCTCTTACCCGCTCGGAAAAGGTCCAGCCTACGATTACAATCCTGAGGAAGCGAAAAAATTGGTCGCACAACTTGGAAACATAGGTAAAGTCACAGCTTGGCAATGGGGCGGGGATACTCTATCGCAACCCAACATCATCATACAAGCGATGGCGAAAGAAGTGGGTATAGATCTGGAAATCATACCGATCGAAAGGGCCGCATTCCGTCAAGCGAGATCTGAAGGAAAGATCCCCGCAAACTATGGCAACTGGTGGGCCGATATACCAGATCCAGACAACTATATCGGTGTGTTCTTCGGCGAAGGCAATCAAATGTCTTCAGGTTACAACAACAAAGAGGTACAGGAGATGATCAAAAAAGCCCGCGTCGAGGTTAACCCGGAAAAAAGAGCGCAGATGTACAGAGAGATAGAGCACAAGATCATCAGAGAAGATGTTGCCATCATACCACTGTTCCATCTGAAGTATTTATTAGCGACGCAGAAAAACGTTCAAGGCATCATCGCTCATCCAACAGGGATAACAGTTTATCTGTACGCTTACAAAGAGTGA
- a CDS encoding sugar ABC transporter permease: MRKKLLPYVLLLPTFLIIVLFIYLPAYESFVNSFMRISVFGNRRMFVGFRNYTTLFQDPDYLAAIRFTVIYTLVTVVISIFLSFFLALLLDQKVPGSKIYRTLIFAPYAVSYAIAGALWGFLLNPVVGHVNYLARIFFGVQANWLTARPYAIYALIFASVWKTLPFNVIFYLAALQNIPSELIEASIIDGANAWRRIWDLIFPLVSPITFYLVIMSIISATFQSFAIIDVMTKGGPGGYTTNLIYKLYMDGFRFQKMGLAAAQNTILFVMMIVVTFVYFKYGQQRVHYQ; this comes from the coding sequence ATGAGAAAAAAACTGCTACCTTACGTTCTGCTTCTACCCACTTTTCTGATAATCGTTCTTTTCATATACCTTCCCGCTTATGAATCATTCGTGAACAGCTTCATGAGGATCTCTGTCTTTGGTAACAGGAGGATGTTTGTCGGTTTTAGAAATTACACAACGTTGTTCCAAGATCCAGATTATCTCGCCGCGATTCGCTTCACGGTGATTTACACTCTCGTCACTGTTGTGATATCTATATTTTTGTCTTTCTTCCTCGCGCTCCTTTTGGATCAGAAAGTACCTGGTTCAAAGATATATAGAACTTTAATTTTTGCACCCTATGCCGTTTCTTACGCCATAGCTGGTGCCTTGTGGGGATTCTTACTCAACCCTGTTGTTGGACATGTGAACTATCTCGCTAGAATTTTTTTCGGTGTGCAAGCCAACTGGTTGACTGCTAGGCCCTATGCGATCTACGCACTCATTTTTGCTTCTGTGTGGAAAACTCTACCATTCAATGTGATTTTTTATCTAGCCGCACTGCAGAATATACCCTCAGAGCTCATTGAAGCGAGCATCATAGATGGTGCGAATGCTTGGCGCAGGATCTGGGATCTGATCTTTCCGCTGGTTTCACCCATAACTTTTTACCTAGTTATAATGAGTATCATATCTGCCACTTTTCAATCGTTCGCGATCATCGACGTTATGACTAAGGGAGGTCCAGGGGGCTACACGACGAATTTGATTTATAAGCTCTACATGGACGGTTTCAGATTCCAAAAAATGGGATTGGCAGCGGCTCAGAATACGATACTCTTTGTAATGATGATCGTTGTGACCTTTGTTTACTTCAAATATGGTCAGCAGAGGGTACATTATCAATGA
- a CDS encoding diaminopimelate dehydrogenase, with product MGKIKVAVVGMGNVGKQVLQALRGSQDMEIVGIVELPDRIPQIVSQITDLPVVSNIEQLERPDVAILAIDSRAVPHVAPDYLRRGINTVDAYDIHGAEGALRLKKHLNEIAKEGNSVAIICAGWDPGTDSLVRAIMQIIAPQGMTWTNFGPGMSMGHTVAVKRIKGVRDAVSITCPKGMGIHMRLVYVELEDGYDFADVAKKIAEDPYFCHDEVYINQVESVKDLIDMGHSVKIERKGTSAGACNQRMEYLMWVNNPAATAQVMVAAARASIKQEPGCYTLLEVPLIDLLFGEKDELICKIL from the coding sequence ATGGGCAAGATCAAGGTAGCCGTCGTTGGAATGGGGAACGTTGGAAAACAAGTTTTACAAGCGTTGAGAGGTTCTCAGGATATGGAGATCGTCGGAATCGTAGAGCTTCCAGATAGAATACCGCAGATTGTGAGTCAGATCACGGATCTACCTGTGGTAAGCAATATTGAGCAACTGGAGAGACCGGACGTTGCGATCCTAGCGATAGATAGTCGTGCAGTACCCCACGTGGCTCCGGATTATCTACGTCGAGGAATAAATACGGTGGATGCTTACGATATTCATGGGGCAGAAGGAGCGTTGAGATTGAAGAAACACCTCAACGAGATCGCTAAAGAGGGTAACAGTGTCGCCATCATCTGTGCGGGATGGGATCCGGGGACAGATTCGCTCGTCAGAGCGATCATGCAGATCATTGCACCTCAGGGCATGACCTGGACCAACTTCGGTCCTGGGATGAGTATGGGACATACGGTGGCTGTGAAGAGGATCAAAGGTGTTAGAGATGCTGTTTCCATCACTTGTCCGAAAGGTATGGGTATACACATGAGGCTCGTGTACGTGGAGTTGGAAGATGGCTACGATTTTGCAGATGTAGCCAAAAAGATCGCTGAAGATCCGTATTTCTGTCACGATGAGGTTTACATCAACCAAGTGGAGAGTGTGAAAGACTTGATAGATATGGGTCATTCTGTGAAAATAGAGAGAAAAGGAACTTCGGCTGGGGCGTGTAATCAGAGAATGGAATATCTGATGTGGGTCAATAACCCTGCGGCGACGGCACAGGTGATGGTCGCCGCAGCGAGAGCGAGTATTAAACAGGAACCTGGTTGTTACACGCTGTTGGAAGTTCCGCTCATAGATCTGTTGTTTGGAGAGAAGGATGAGTTGATCTGCAAGATTCTGTGA
- a CDS encoding ABC transporter ATP-binding protein, with protein MSDVILEVRNLVKYFPVKAGILQRTIATVKAVDGVSFQIKRGETFGLVGESGCGKTTTGRCILRLEEPTSGEIIFEGIEITKLNQKQLKKLRPKMQIVFQDPFSSLNPRLPVKEIVGEAMVYHGLVKGKEAEKKVKELLEMVGLSAEHMYRYPHEFSGGQRQRICIARALSTQPDLIVCDEAVSALDVSIQSQILKLLENLQAKLGVAYLFISHALNVVKYISHRIGVMYLGKLVEVAESEELYLNPLHPYTKALISAVPVPDPKVKRQKIILKGDVPSPLNPPKGCRFVTRCPQAMPICSELEPQMLEVSPNHFVACHLFQKQF; from the coding sequence ATGAGCGATGTGATCCTCGAAGTGAGGAACCTTGTGAAGTATTTTCCAGTGAAAGCAGGCATACTTCAAAGAACAATCGCAACAGTTAAGGCTGTCGATGGAGTGAGTTTTCAAATAAAGAGGGGTGAAACTTTCGGTCTAGTGGGTGAGAGTGGTTGTGGGAAGACAACCACAGGAAGGTGTATTTTACGTTTGGAAGAACCGACGAGTGGTGAGATCATCTTCGAAGGAATCGAAATAACGAAGCTTAATCAAAAGCAACTCAAAAAACTTAGGCCAAAAATGCAGATTGTTTTTCAAGATCCCTTCAGTTCGCTCAATCCGAGATTACCTGTCAAAGAGATCGTAGGCGAAGCGATGGTCTATCATGGTCTTGTGAAAGGTAAGGAAGCTGAAAAGAAGGTCAAGGAACTTTTGGAAATGGTTGGACTCTCCGCCGAACATATGTACAGATATCCCCACGAGTTCTCCGGTGGTCAAAGGCAAAGGATATGTATCGCACGAGCTCTATCGACACAACCTGATCTGATCGTTTGTGATGAAGCGGTTTCCGCACTCGATGTTTCAATCCAAAGTCAGATACTAAAGCTTTTGGAAAATCTTCAAGCAAAGTTGGGAGTCGCTTATCTTTTCATCTCCCACGCTTTGAACGTAGTGAAGTACATCTCCCACAGGATCGGGGTTATGTACCTTGGAAAACTCGTCGAAGTGGCAGAGAGTGAAGAACTCTATCTGAACCCTTTACACCCCTACACGAAGGCGCTCATTTCTGCCGTACCTGTGCCTGATCCAAAGGTGAAGAGGCAGAAAATAATCCTCAAAGGCGATGTGCCAAGTCCATTGAATCCTCCAAAGGGTTGTAGATTCGTCACCAGATGTCCCCAAGCTATGCCTATCTGCAGTGAGTTGGAGCCACAGATGCTCGAGGTTTCACCGAACCACTTCGTGGCGTGCCATCTTTTCCAAAAACAATTTTGA
- a CDS encoding ABC transporter permease has translation MLQYIVRRLIFSVPVIIGVTLITFILLNVVPGDPVLEMVGKYADPETIQQIREQLGLNDPLVVQYIRFLFNLLRGDLGRSFKTNLPVSKMIADTFPTTLKLALSSYLVAIVLGVSVGIISAVKQYSLLDHSMMILALAGISAPVFWVAVIAQLIFGLKLGWFPISGYYSFKHMILPAIVLGTRFAASIARYTRSALLDVIRQDYIRTARAKGLAERRVIFVHALKNAMIPVVTILGMQLSGLLTGSILTETVFAIPGLGRLSVWALSERDFPLVQGTVVFTAIIYILGNLIVDISYAFLNPRIRLK, from the coding sequence GTGCTTCAGTACATCGTTCGAAGATTGATCTTCTCTGTGCCAGTCATAATCGGTGTTACGTTGATAACCTTTATTCTTTTGAACGTGGTGCCTGGAGATCCTGTCTTGGAAATGGTCGGCAAGTACGCAGATCCAGAAACGATTCAGCAAATTAGAGAGCAACTCGGTTTGAACGATCCTCTTGTGGTTCAGTACATCAGATTTCTGTTCAACTTGCTTCGAGGAGATCTAGGAAGATCCTTCAAGACTAACTTACCTGTGTCCAAGATGATCGCCGATACCTTTCCCACGACTTTGAAACTTGCACTGAGTTCTTATCTTGTGGCGATAGTGCTGGGAGTTTCTGTGGGTATAATTTCTGCCGTTAAACAATATTCGCTTCTGGATCATTCCATGATGATCTTGGCACTCGCTGGGATCAGTGCCCCAGTCTTTTGGGTTGCTGTGATCGCACAATTGATCTTTGGTTTGAAGCTTGGCTGGTTCCCCATATCTGGTTATTACAGTTTCAAACACATGATCCTCCCGGCGATCGTCTTGGGCACAAGGTTCGCCGCTTCGATCGCTCGTTACACACGTAGTGCTCTTTTGGATGTGATAAGACAGGATTACATAAGAACTGCGCGTGCTAAAGGACTTGCGGAAAGAAGGGTTATCTTCGTTCACGCACTGAAGAATGCCATGATTCCAGTTGTGACGATACTCGGCATGCAGCTCAGCGGGCTTCTCACCGGTTCCATTTTGACTGAGACAGTCTTCGCGATACCAGGACTAGGTAGGCTCTCCGTTTGGGCTCTTTCAGAAAGGGACTTCCCATTGGTTCAAGGCACAGTGGTATTCACGGCTATCATCTACATTTTGGGAAATCTGATCGTCGATATATCCTATGCCTTTTTGAACCCGAGAATAAGGCTCAAGTAG
- a CDS encoding ABC transporter substrate-binding protein, with protein sequence MRKLFVLFLVLLTVFALAKVKIQFWHAMGGWRIEVIQNMVNEFMKLNPDIEVEVQYVGSYEEILAKTVAAVKAGTPPHVVQLNEISTQKMIDSGVIVPVQDFIDKDPTFDVGLFLPQVLNYYRVGGKLYSMPWNTSTPLLYYNKTLFKEVGLDPNDPPTTFSELIEACRKLVKKDEKGNIVRTGITWPLYSWFFEQYMALQNQPLVDNNNGRTGKATKVVFNNDAGLRFFELWDKLTKEGLMINTKRADWTAARQLFISQTVGMLISSTSDVALLMNESKKQGFELGTAFLPLPDGVQRGGVIIGGGSLWIIQQKNRSEVEAAWKLVKYLAEPGPQIVWHKATGYYPIRVDAIHTLHVQGYYAENPHHLTAMLQLLTGVQNYNTQGAIIGAFPEVRDAIESAAEKMISGAMTPKQALSEAERNANKAIKEYF encoded by the coding sequence GTGAGGAAGCTGTTTGTTTTGTTTCTAGTGCTCTTGACGGTTTTTGCTCTAGCGAAGGTTAAGATTCAGTTCTGGCACGCGATGGGTGGTTGGCGTATCGAGGTCATTCAGAACATGGTGAACGAATTCATGAAACTGAATCCGGACATCGAAGTGGAGGTACAATACGTCGGCAGCTACGAGGAGATCTTGGCGAAGACTGTGGCTGCTGTCAAAGCAGGAACGCCACCTCATGTGGTTCAGTTGAACGAGATCAGCACACAGAAGATGATCGACAGCGGTGTGATCGTACCAGTGCAAGATTTCATAGACAAAGATCCTACCTTCGACGTTGGTTTGTTCTTACCACAGGTTTTGAACTATTACCGTGTCGGTGGAAAACTCTATTCGATGCCTTGGAATACCTCCACACCGTTGCTTTATTACAACAAGACACTGTTCAAAGAAGTTGGGCTTGATCCGAACGATCCACCCACCACGTTCAGTGAACTGATCGAAGCATGCAGAAAGCTTGTGAAGAAGGATGAAAAGGGTAATATAGTCAGAACAGGAATCACTTGGCCTCTGTACTCTTGGTTCTTCGAACAATACATGGCTTTACAGAATCAACCTCTCGTGGACAACAACAACGGGAGAACCGGAAAAGCCACTAAAGTTGTGTTCAACAACGATGCTGGTTTGCGGTTCTTTGAACTCTGGGATAAGCTCACTAAGGAAGGGCTCATGATCAATACGAAGCGAGCGGATTGGACGGCTGCGAGACAGTTGTTCATATCACAAACTGTTGGTATGTTGATTTCCTCAACTTCTGATGTTGCGTTACTCATGAATGAATCTAAGAAACAAGGTTTTGAACTTGGAACTGCATTCTTACCATTGCCGGATGGTGTACAGCGTGGTGGAGTCATCATAGGTGGAGGTAGTTTATGGATCATCCAGCAGAAGAACAGATCGGAAGTTGAGGCAGCATGGAAACTCGTCAAGTACCTCGCAGAACCAGGACCACAGATAGTTTGGCACAAAGCCACAGGTTATTATCCCATCAGAGTCGATGCAATACACACTCTCCATGTACAAGGTTATTATGCTGAAAATCCTCATCATTTGACGGCCATGCTCCAACTACTCACCGGTGTACAAAATTACAACACTCAAGGGGCGATCATAGGAGCATTCCCCGAGGTTCGTGATGCTATAGAATCTGCCGCTGAAAAGATGATCTCTGGAGCTATGACGCCTAAGCAAGCTTTGTCTGAAGCCGAGAGGAACGCAAACAAAGCGATTAAAGAATACTTCTGA
- a CDS encoding C40 family peptidase, whose translation MKKVIVGCLLASILLFGSGATVQLLERANREIEQFRKELKIDPREVVFDIKAKIEDGRFTIFGEVSEADLKEKLIERLGKILEVTINDEVKLLPDESVGEKTFAIVKVNVVNLMDAPGRTLQKNAVTQARMGDILRLLKKMNGWFLAQMEDSYIGWIDGSAVVTMDDEELKKYLSNPFALIVSRFAQLYRTPDESSMIDEKLVQGSVLPCSSEKEGWLSLKLPDGRELFVRFSDVGIYENRDKVFSERKDAGYIIELAKQHLGLPYLWAGTTSYGFDCSGFTQFCFKMAGYFLRRDADMQFEQGEPVLNRRDLKPADLVFFQTYKPGPSHVGIYIGNMKYIHSGSRGVAINSFDPNDPDYSLDLDKKYIGARRVIPQR comes from the coding sequence ATGAAAAAGGTTATCGTTGGTTGCTTGTTGGCTTCAATCTTGTTGTTTGGGAGTGGTGCTACGGTGCAGCTTTTAGAAAGAGCAAATAGAGAGATAGAGCAGTTCAGAAAAGAGCTCAAAATTGATCCACGAGAAGTTGTGTTCGATATCAAGGCGAAGATTGAGGATGGAAGGTTCACCATTTTTGGGGAAGTTTCAGAAGCTGATTTGAAAGAAAAGCTGATCGAAAGACTGGGAAAAATTCTCGAAGTTACTATCAACGATGAGGTGAAACTCCTACCTGACGAGTCTGTGGGCGAAAAAACTTTCGCGATCGTGAAGGTCAACGTTGTGAATTTGATGGACGCACCTGGGAGAACTCTTCAAAAGAATGCTGTGACGCAAGCTCGGATGGGGGATATTTTGAGGTTGCTGAAGAAGATGAACGGTTGGTTTTTAGCCCAGATGGAGGATTCTTACATTGGTTGGATAGATGGTTCAGCCGTTGTGACAATGGATGATGAAGAATTGAAAAAATATCTCTCTAATCCTTTTGCCTTAATCGTTTCGAGGTTCGCACAACTGTATCGAACACCAGATGAATCCAGCATGATCGATGAAAAGCTCGTTCAAGGTTCGGTGTTACCTTGTTCATCAGAAAAGGAAGGTTGGCTATCTTTGAAATTACCAGACGGAAGAGAGCTGTTTGTACGTTTCAGTGATGTGGGAATATACGAGAATCGAGATAAAGTTTTCTCAGAAAGGAAAGATGCAGGATACATCATTGAACTTGCGAAGCAACATCTGGGTCTTCCTTACCTTTGGGCAGGCACAACATCGTACGGTTTCGATTGCTCAGGCTTCACTCAATTTTGTTTCAAAATGGCAGGTTACTTTTTGAGACGTGATGCCGACATGCAGTTCGAACAAGGTGAACCCGTGTTGAACCGAAGAGATCTCAAACCGGCTGATCTGGTCTTCTTCCAAACTTATAAACCTGGTCCTTCCCACGTTGGTATCTACATTGGGAACATGAAATACATTCACTCGGGTAGCAGGGGAGTCGCCATAAACAGCTTCGATCCCAACGATCCTGACTATTCATTGGATTTGGACAAGAAATACATCGGCGCGAGAAGGGTTATTCCCCAAAGGTGA
- a CDS encoding ABC transporter permease, whose translation MKKATNLYTDAFKRLRRNKPAMFGLAFVIFITIIAILAPLLAPADPNKIDLQNRLKPMGSSSKICKNGVYLLGSDEYGRDILSRLIYGARVSLLVGVVTQFITTVIGIIVGALAGYYGGAIDMFMMRVADVLFAFPELLFYIGMMFALGPGLTNMFIALSVIGWAGKARLVRSQVISLKETEFVEAAKAQGLSDFRIITKHILPNCMGPIIVSVSLGIPGSILAEAGLSFLGLGILPPTPSWGNMIRSASAYLRIQPWYAVWPGLVLMLATFSFNLLGDGLRDALDPRLKQ comes from the coding sequence GTGAAGAAGGCCACAAACCTTTACACGGATGCCTTCAAAAGGTTGAGAAGAAACAAACCAGCGATGTTTGGTCTGGCCTTCGTCATCTTCATCACGATAATCGCCATTCTTGCGCCACTCCTCGCGCCAGCAGATCCGAACAAGATAGATCTTCAAAATCGTTTGAAACCCATGGGATCTTCCTCAAAAATATGCAAAAACGGAGTTTACTTGCTTGGATCAGACGAATACGGCAGGGATATCCTTTCAAGGCTGATCTATGGTGCTAGAGTGTCACTGCTAGTTGGCGTCGTTACACAGTTCATAACTACAGTGATTGGAATCATTGTTGGGGCGTTGGCAGGTTACTACGGTGGGGCCATAGACATGTTCATGATGAGAGTCGCAGACGTGTTGTTCGCTTTTCCTGAATTGCTCTTTTATATAGGTATGATGTTCGCTCTAGGTCCTGGTTTGACGAACATGTTCATCGCACTGTCTGTGATAGGATGGGCGGGCAAAGCCAGGTTAGTCAGAAGCCAGGTTATTTCCTTGAAGGAAACAGAGTTCGTGGAAGCTGCGAAAGCACAAGGTCTTTCAGATTTTCGGATCATCACGAAACATATACTTCCCAACTGCATGGGACCAATCATCGTTTCAGTGTCGCTCGGTATACCAGGCTCGATCTTGGCTGAGGCTGGTCTTTCGTTCCTTGGGCTTGGAATATTGCCACCGACTCCGAGTTGGGGTAACATGATAAGATCCGCGAGCGCTTATTTGAGAATTCAGCCCTGGTACGCGGTGTGGCCTGGTCTCGTACTCATGCTTGCCACATTTTCCTTCAATCTTCTCGGTGACGGTTTAAGGGATGCGCTCGATCCGAGATTGAAACAATGA